The region gcatgacaatcggtatgacaatccagattgtcatgctagttcattttcaattgtcttgctgatttaatgcagattttaatccaattaaaattctgaaaatttctaaaattaattcagaattaattaatcaattaattcaattaataaataaattattcttcgcagatataatttattttcttaattaaattagatgacttaattaattaatagagaattaattctagtcttcaacagcacccatccttctgcagatcttctgaaaatcactgaaaattatgaatcaattccaccacttcaatgttgacactcgatgtactgtctggttcatgagtgactaacttccgtgacgtttcttcatgtcttgactttgacactttgattttcttcagattaaatccttgtaattaatgatactctgacgagatctctgtcacttgattaaatccacgatcttgatttatatcactgaggcatgatcaacttcttgaacttcttccagtgaattacctcctcaagtctgtagatgaaccttgtttctgaatcctttgacagatattactttgcgagatctatctgacggtcgatccactatttacttattacattcttatttgagttgagttgaatcctcgaatatacaaataggctatgacatatgacttacaataaTAAACGTGCGTAGTGCGCACAAAAACAAAAGTAGGAATTTGTTGTTAAATAAAGATGAAATAATGCTAAAATAACAATTTTCTGGGACTAAGTGACAAGAATACCCATTTTCAATATTTTGGCCATTTTTACCCATCAAATACCCATTCTCAGATTGGGTATctcaaaatttttttttttatttttgtatgtAAAAATacatttttcaaaaaaaatcaaaaaaaaatttgGTCGAAATACCTCGTCTGAGAATGGGTATTCGGGCATATACCCAATATGAGAAAGCGGATTACATATACCCGGTCTCAGAAAGcgtatttcaattttaaaaaaataaaaatagttgAAATACCCAATCTGATCTGATAATGGGTATTCAGGCATATTGAGAAAGTGTATTTCAAATACTCAATCTGAAAAAGCGTATTTCGTCGATATTTTTTGCCgcattttttaaatttattattttggtCAACAATTTCAAAAAATGTGATATTTTTTGCCATAATCCAAAGATGAAATAATGCAAAAATAACAATTTTATGGGACTAAGTGACAAGAATACCCATTTTCAGTATTTTGGCCATTTTACCCATCAAATACCCATTCTCAGATTGGATAtctcaaaaaaaattatttttttatttttgtatgtAAAAATacatttttcaaaaaaaataaaaaaaaatttggTCGAAATACCTAGTCTAAAAATGGGTATTCGGGCATATACCCAATATTAGAAAGCGGATTACATATACCCGGTCTCAGAAAACGTAtttcaatttaaaaaaataaaaatagttAAAATACTCAATCTGAGAATGTGTATTCGGGCATATTGAGAAAGCGTATTTCAAATATCCAATCTAAAAAAAAACGTATTTCATCGATATTTTTGGCcgtattttttaaatttattattttggtCATCAATTTCAAAAATGCGATATTTTTGGCCATAATCCAATAAAGATTGAGCTCGGCGTTTAATTAGTCCTCCCCCTGTCAGCAAGCTAAGCATCTATCGCACCTTTTAGTtttgtataaaataaaaattagcaGGGGAAGAGGGTGGGTATCTATCATTTCTGTACTCGTCTAGTAAAAAGGCTCCTCCATTTGAAAACCCTAGCTTAGATTTGAAGAATCGATCAATCAATCGGCGATGGATGAAGAATATGATGTGATAGTGCTTGGAACTGGTCTCAAAGAATGTATTCTCAGCGGTCTTCTCTCCGTTGACGGTCTTAAGGTCTTCCTCAACCTGCCCTTACCAAATACATCGCAACTTAACTCCCCCCTCCTCTTTCTTATTTGTTTTACAGATCGATCTATCCCCCTCCCATCGATCTATATCATTTCTTAACTTTTatttactttattttacttaCCTTAAATTCTTATTTGATTCGCTCGCTCTTTTTATATATTTGCTTGTTTACTTGTTCAACTTTTAAGTTGAATTATTTCTCTCACTATTCTTTTTTATTTTGCGTTGTTGTCTTCATTTTAATTATCCATTTGTACATCGTTCCGATATATATCGATTTGTCAAAATTAAGGTTGATTTATTCACTGTGTACTATGCAAGTAGTTGATGTTTTACTGATGCATTTATTCTTACCCTCACTATATATTTATGTGAAAATTAAGCTTAGATTGGTTCTATTAGATGTTATTCTTTAGGCCTTCTGGATCTATTTCGGGGATTTTACCAGCCTACACATTTTTATGAGTCTTCTGCTTTTTCCTACTCCAGATTCATTTGTTTCGGAAATATAACGTCCAGTTGATTATTGTTATAGGGGTTGCTGTGATTAGACTGAATCTCATCCGTCTTTGTACCTTGACTTTAATTTATTCTTTTATGCAACATGTACGTAAACACATATTAACTGCTTCAGTTATACACATATCTTGGACCAGGTGCTGCATATGGATAGGAATGACTACTATGGAGGGGAGTCGACTTCGCTCAATCTTATTCAGGTATGTCAACTCAAACCAAATTTGGCCAAAGCCCAAATGTTTGTGAAATTATCTAACTTTCTTTTTATGTCATTATTAATGTGCAGCTGTGGAAGAAGTTCAGGGGAAATGATAAGCCTCCAGCTCATCTAGGTTCAAGCAGGGATTATAACGTGGACATGATACCTAAGGTTTATAGCAACTCTACTCTGGTTCAAGTGGTCCCAACACCACTTTTTCTGTTTTTCTTCTTAAATCGTAGTTTGTTCTGATTGAAATGTTTTTTTAGTTTATAATGGCAAATGGTGAGCTTGTTCGAGTACTCATTCACACTGATGTTACCAAATATTTGTCATTCAAAGCAGTTGATGGGAGCTTTGTCTATAATAAGGGAAAGGTAAAATCTCTTTCCTGCTTGTTGGGGTAGTTActtatttttcagaaataatgtcttgtttttttttgatttatttctACAAATTTGTTATAATTTCAAATTGTGAGGAACCTGTGTAATAGGTGCATAAAGTGCCAGCAACTGATATGGAGGCTCTCAAATCTCCTCTCATGGGAATTTTTGAGAAGCGTCGTGCTCGCAAATTCTTTATATACGTCCAAGATTACAATGAAACTGATCCTAAGACACATGAGGGGATGGATTTGACTAGACTGACAACCAAAGATCTCATTGCGTATGCTCTTCATcttttatgattttgtttattctATACGTAGATTAACTTTATTAAAAATACAAAAACTTATGCAATGAGTGTTGGAATAATGGAAGAGTCTCTCTGAGTTCAGCTGAACTCTAGTCGTTTTGGTTTAGGTCAGTTACTGTCTATAATAAACAGTAATAAAATTCATAGAAGTGTCGCCTGGTTTAACCTGTGGAAAACTGATTTTGTATCTTTTGTTAAAACTTGCAAGTATAGAAGAAGAGTGAAAGGGTAGCAAACTGGGCTACAATTGTATTTATATTTAAGACAAAGTTTATGATAGTAAGCGGTGCtaattttttctttctttttctgtACTGACAGCAAATATGGTCTTGATGAAAATACTATTGACTTTATCGGTCATGCATTGGCTCTTCATCGAGACGATCGCTATCTGAACGAACCTGCATTGGAAACCGTGAAGAGAATGAAAGTGACGATTCTTGCTTAATTTTTTTTGTTGTCAAATTATTGTATACACGCTATCGAGTTCGACTTGACTTACCTAAGAAATTTTGTACTTATTTCATAGCTTTACGCGGAATCTCTTGCACGTTTTCAAGGAGGATCACCTTATATCTATCCTTTGTATGGATTAGCCGAGCTCCCACAGGTCCAAAATTTTGCTTTAATGTTTGCACTGCTTGAGAGTTTAAATTATGCCTTCGAAGTTTACTGGATATCtatatattttgatttttcagGCTTTTGCTCGACTTAGTGCTGTCTATGGTGGCACATACATGTTGAACAAACCTGAGTGCAAGGTATGTACTCTCTTCTTATTTGAGACTGTTCAAATTCTATATACATTTGTGCTGTTGTGGTGATCTAGCATATATATCAGGTTGAGTTTGATGAGGAAGGCAAAGCCTGTGGTGTTACATCAGAAGGGGAAACTGCCAAGTGCAAGAAAGTTGTATGTGATCCTTCATACTTGACCAACAAGGTAATTACTTTTTTAACCTGTTTTATAGATTTCTTTTAACTGGCTATCCAACGTTTGGTGATAGATGCTGAACTTATTGTTGTTTTTTCAATGTTCCTGATAATCGAAATTGCTTGATGAAGTCAATCATTGATGCTCTCGGGTACTTTAAATCTCGATAATGTTGTTGGACTCTACCAAGGAGAACAGCCAACTAGTTATGTGTCTGAGTAAAGTAAATGTGCACGTATAAACATAAGGCAAGGACATGGGCTGGTTTTATAACTAACCCATAGCTCAACCAGGATTAACACGTATCCAGGCTCACACATCAACAGAATCAATAAATGTCCTAGCAGAAATCTCCATATACTCATCCTTAACTTCACATTTTGGATATAAAAAGATAGCCTTGTACCGAATCTGTTAGATCTTAGCTGAATGGAAGTTAGTTGAGTTATCCATGGTTCAAATCTTCTTCTGATGATTTTATCTATCTCTGGCTCTTTAATTCATTGCTTTTAATTTGTGAACAATATTTTCTTTGTCTATATTCTTGGTGCTATATACCTTTATACTTGTATAGTGGAGTACATGATTTATGTACAATGTATAATACTTATTACTACTCAACATGGTATTGAAATATTCGATGTAAATCAGTTATAGATCACATAATATTTTTTATTGATACAGTTGGTACCTTTTATCCATAAAGCATTTATAGTTTGTATATACAGTACTGAACTACTGACCAATTTGACAAATTGTATAATATTACTTGGAATGAGCATAATATAGTTCTTATAAATAATTCCTATTTGCCTACACCTTCTTGTTTCTAGATGGGTACATTATCCTTCAGGCGTCTAGAGATATCTAGGCCACAGCTCAACTAGGGCTTTAACAAGCATAACCTAAGCATCGTTTTTTTTGTGCAATATGATTTTGCAAAGAAAATAAATTTGTATGGATGTGTTTTAACAGGTAGTCAGTGAAAGTTTGACATATTACATGGTATTACAGTGGTGAAATTATGTACATGATGTAAATAATTGAAAGAATTTCCAAGTGTCTTTTGCTACTAATTACTAGCAATTTGAATCTTAGTTATTCCGAATTTTAATCTAAATGCAAGTGCACAAACTTTGCAGGTCAGGAAGGTTGGCAAGGTTGCAAGAGCAATATGCATAATGAGTCACCCAATCCCGAATACCAGTGATTCTCACTCAGTGCAAGTTATTCTCCCACAAAAACAGTTGGGCCGTAGATCGGATATGTATGTTTTATTCCCATTTATTGCTGCAGAAAGTTGTGAAGTCCTGTTAAATTTTGTAACTAATGTTAATATATTAGTTATTTCTGTAATATGTGGAATTTGTTTCTAGCTATTCTAGAACAAATGTGAAAAACAGTTAAGCTCTCGAAAAGAAAAAACTATATATGGTTTTTTAATATTTGAGATGTAATAACATAGTGAATTACTAAATTAGGGTTATTGTATATAATAATAGAAGTAACTtggtctataaataattaaaaaaacttTACCGATCATTAGATATTTAAGTTTTGCTAATGGAATCAAggatttgattaattaatttctcAAGTTGTGGGCATATTAAACATGGTCATTCCGAATTTACGTTGGAGCGAATTTAGCTTCTATAGGATGTAAACAAAATTATGCTAATATTTGCAAGTAAAAATTGAGGTTATATTTGCAAGTAAAAATTGAGGTTATTACGGAAGTTTGACGCTGAATTTGCATTGACTATATATATTCATTCGTCTCTGTCCTAATAATGGCTGTCTGAAATTAGTGCGAAAATTAGATCAGATCCTTATTTATAGCATAAATTGTCAATGCTATATGAGCATCTTCTGTTGGTATTGTTGCTGTACCTGTGTTCACATTCAGTTAAAATAAATTATTCACTTTTTGTAAATTGTTGGTGTTTTAAGTGCTTAGAGTCTATGCCCTGTTGTAGGTACTTATTTTGCTGTTCGTACTCTCACAATGTTGCTCCAAAAGGAAAATTTATCGCATTTGTCTCCACTGAGGCAGAGACGGACCAGCCACAGTCTGAACTAAAGCCAGGAATTGACTTATTAGGTCCTGTGGATGAGATATTCTTTGATATGTACGACAGATATGAGCCAGTCAATGAGCCTTCTCTGGACAACTGTTTTATATCCACGGTTAGTCTTGTTCGTTAGTTATTTTGGTACTGTTATTAGTATGATTTTTGTTATATGGAGGTGCGTTTAATCTTTCGCCCAATGTTTAACAGAGCTATGATGCCACGACTCATTTTGAGTCCACTGTTGCTGATGTGCTTAATATGTACACCCTGATAACTGGAAAGGTAATTAAATTCTGCTGTATAGCGATATCAAAACATGTCTACTTTGGTGGCCTTAAAGCTTTCTTGGTCTTCTTCTATTTGGAAGTGATTGGAGTATCAAAAATTTTTGGCATTAAAAAGAAACATTTCCGTGATTATTGATACTGTCTCTAACTGGGAACTTTGGTGAAAAGACAAGTTATCAGTGGTTATTCTAAAGTGatatttgaaaattttgacaTAATTCCTTATATATAACTTTGAAATAACAAAACAACGGTAACATTACCAGATGAGTATTTTAATAGCTAGCAGACATTTGGAATCCAGCATATACTTGAAGTGAAATATTAGCTAGAATATATATACACATAGGCTTGTGCTCAAATACGAATTCCTTAAATTAGAGCTGTGAAATGGTGATTTGTGTAGTTAAGAATTCATTAATATTggttttaaataatttttttttatttggcATGGTTACTACTTGATAacatatttttttcatttttaagaGTCATGGCTTATATTTTGTGGtggtaattaatttttatttattgaAGTTGAACTGGAGATATCTAGGGCCCTTTTTCGGTATCAGGGCCTCTGTAAGCCTGTTTAGCACAATGTTATTTCAGTAATTTTGTTTACTTCTATTTTTTTTGGGGTAGTCACGTTGTTTCCCTTTTTGGCAATGTGATTGCAATATTATTAGGTAGGCATGGGGTAAGCAACATAAATCATACAACATCTCCTTCATTATGCAGTTCTAGGGTTAAGATTTGGGAACTTTTTCTGAACAAATGTCTCAGAGGAGACCATTTCCTCTCAAAAGGAAAGTCccaaattatttaataatatatgaTGAGTGATGAGTACTACAATTAGTTTATatagaaatgcaaagtaaattgCTAATGAAAAACTAATTCCTTTAAATATCTACTTTACTACACTAATCTAGTACCATTATTGTATAAAGCAACACACCTTGTATTGCAACAAATatagaatatttataaaataagCTTCTGCCAAGATAACCCTTATTCTCTCTTCGAATTCTGTCTTCTTCAGTTCTTCCCCATTATTGATACCTAAAATGGGCAGGGACAATTTAATACGTATACATAGGCTTCCAGTTGGTCATACCTGGATAAATATTTTATAACTTCTACATAAATCACCTCCTCTAATGAAGATCGAGCATTTACTTGTCATTTTTGTTTCCTTTTCTAATCATGCATGTCAATCATTTTTCCCGGTTAATTAGATAACTCAGCTTAGTAAGAACCAGTTAAACAAAAAAAACAATGTAAGATTATAAGACGGAATGACTTTATTAACTCAAAATTAGTTTTTTTTTATCAATTCAAAATTAGTTTAGGCTTGCATCTATGAAGTAGT is a window of Apium graveolens cultivar Ventura chromosome 11, ASM990537v1, whole genome shotgun sequence DNA encoding:
- the LOC141697010 gene encoding guanosine nucleotide diphosphate dissociation inhibitor 1 — translated: MDEEYDVIVLGTGLKECILSGLLSVDGLKVLHMDRNDYYGGESTSLNLIQLWKKFRGNDKPPAHLGSSRDYNVDMIPKFIMANGELVRVLIHTDVTKYLSFKAVDGSFVYNKGKVHKVPATDMEALKSPLMGIFEKRRARKFFIYVQDYNETDPKTHEGMDLTRLTTKDLIAKYGLDENTIDFIGHALALHRDDRYLNEPALETVKRMKLYAESLARFQGGSPYIYPLYGLAELPQAFARLSAVYGGTYMLNKPECKVEFDEEGKACGVTSEGETAKCKKVVCDPSYLTNKVRKVGKVARAICIMSHPIPNTSDSHSVQVILPQKQLGRRSDMYLFCCSYSHNVAPKGKFIAFVSTEAETDQPQSELKPGIDLLGPVDEIFFDMYDRYEPVNEPSLDNCFISTSYDATTHFESTVADVLNMYTLITGKILDLNVDLSAASAAEE